From one Selenomonadales bacterium genomic stretch:
- a CDS encoding putative toxin-antitoxin system toxin component, PIN family: MNIVLDTNVLVSGLLKAYSDAGSIVGLAVSGSLAVVYDSRILAEYRDVLNRPKFRFEQFEIEAILAQIEAEGILVMPQPLHSKLPDRHDEPFLEAALAVNDAVLITGNKKDFPLPSGSGLLVLNAAEFIAHWRSKIDCSSDSK; encoded by the coding sequence ATGAACATTGTGCTTGATACCAACGTATTGGTGTCTGGGCTGCTCAAAGCATACAGCGACGCGGGCTCGATTGTAGGACTGGCAGTATCCGGTTCCCTGGCCGTTGTTTATGACTCCCGTATCTTAGCGGAGTATCGCGACGTGCTGAATCGACCGAAGTTCAGGTTTGAGCAGTTTGAGATTGAGGCGATCTTAGCTCAGATTGAAGCCGAAGGCATCCTAGTTATGCCTCAGCCCCTGCATTCAAAACTGCCTGACAGGCATGACGAGCCATTCTTGGAGGCAGCCCTTGCCGTCAATGATGCGGTCCTTATAACAGGCAATAAAAAAGACTTCCCGCTCCCTTCCGGAAGCGGGCTCTTAGTTCTCAACGCGGCCGAGTTTATTGCTCACTGGCGATCAAAAATCGACTGCAGTTCCGACAGCAAATAG
- a CDS encoding type II toxin-antitoxin system Phd/YefM family antitoxin yields the protein MKLVSVRELRQHLSEIWGLLREEGDLVVTSNGTPIALLSDISGGNLEEYLRHIRRIRATLAVNSMQTRSHKLGLDRMPDEEIDAEVEETRRNRPR from the coding sequence GTGAAGCTTGTCTCTGTCCGTGAACTAAGGCAACACCTATCCGAAATCTGGGGTCTCCTGCGGGAAGAAGGGGATCTAGTCGTCACTTCCAATGGCACCCCTATTGCCTTACTCTCGGATATCAGTGGAGGCAATCTAGAGGAGTACTTGCGTCATATCCGCCGGATTCGTGCAACACTGGCGGTCAACTCCATGCAAACACGCTCGCACAAACTAGGCTTAGACCGCATGCCTGATGAAGAGATCGACGCCGAAGTAGAAGAGACTAGGCGGAATCGCCCGCGATGA